The stretch of DNA ATTAGTATCGGTAAAAAATATAAAAAGTTTATTATTTATCCCAAATTCCTTTTGCACCTTTTACAGCATGGTACGTTTTAATTTTTTCTTCAGCACGGTTTCTCTCTTCTTCACGGTCCAAAGCCGAGATTTGACTATTAATATCTTTTTTACAGTCATCACAAAGTTTACCTGTTTTAATGTACGCCCCACAACGGTCACACGGATAACCTAAGTTTGGAAATTGGCTAACCTGAATTCGGCCTTTTTTTATAAATTTTATAATAAGCTTCTCCTCAACACCAGTACCATCTACTACTTGTTGCATCGTTGCTGTCCGATTTACTCGTTGACGAATGAATTTATATACTGTTGTGTACGCTTCTTCTTCTTGCCTATAACATGTCTCACAAACATCACGCACAGAATTTTTAATATGAAGCTGACCACAGTTTGCACAATTCGTAAGCTGTTCCATCGGTAACATCCTCTCCCGCTTTTCTTCTATCTTTTATATCGTACAATTTCACAAAATGTTAACTACGAACGAGGGTGAAGGATGATATTTCCGTTGCACCTGCCTCTTTTAACCGTTTTGCAGCCATTCGAATCGTCGTACCGGTTGTGTATATGTCGTCAATGAGGACGATTCTTTTTTCAGGTGGAGGTTGTTTTACTTCAAAACTATTTTCCGTTCGCAAGCGCTCGTGTCGGGATTTTTTCGACTGCTTTACTGTTTCGTTTTTCGTTAAAATATCAGCGAATTGACCTGGTAGCATTTCTGTTAAAGCAAGCGTTTGGTTGAAACCTCGTTCGTAAAGTCGGTCTTTTCCTAACGGGATTGGTACGAGTAGTAGGTCTTTTTCGGGAAAGTGGTGTTGGAATGCCGCTGTCCACTTTTTTTGGAAAACTTTTACTAACGCCACATCACCACGAAATTTATATTGCGCGAGCACTTCTTTCATAAAATCGTTGTAAGCATATACGGATATGTTCCGGTGAAGTGTTCCTTTATACTGTTCGTCCATTTCCCATTTTTTACAGTCGTCACATACAGTAGCGTCACTTTGTGGGCGGGAGCATTTCGGGCAAGTGTCGCCAGTTATGAGCTCGAACTTCTTTTCACAGTCGGCACAAGTGACATCTGTTTCGTTGGAAAAAAGAGTTGTCCAAGTAAACTGTGCGGAATTGTCACCTTCACAAATAAAACATTTACTCAATATAACCAGCCTCTTTCGCACGATTGTTCATTTTTAAAATATGTTGGCGGGCCCGCACCATTTCGGTTGTTTTGCCGTAGTGGAAAAAACGAATATCTCCGTTTGGAGCGTGGGCACTCCGACCAGCACGACCAGCAATTTGAACGAGTGCACTTTCGGTAAAAATCGGATCTTCTGCACCAAACACTCCGACTTGCACGTCTGGGACGGTGACTCCTCTTTCAAGTATTGTCGTTGTCAGGAGCAGACGAGTTGAACCGTTGCGAAACTGGGATACTTTTTCTTTGCGGTCGGGGTCTTCTGCGTGAACGGAATCTATTTTTTCATGGAACTGAGATTGTAGGAGTGTCATAATTCCCTCCATCTTTTTTATATCCGGGAGAAATAAAAATAGCTGTTTTCCTTGTTGTAGATGTTTTTTTATCCAACCCGTCACTTGGAGAGGTAGCCTCCCCTTTTCTAATTTCTTTTTCCAATTTCCACACCAATGGAACGTTGGTACTGGTAGGGCATGGCGATGGTAGCGGGCCGGTATGGTGACAGCATGAAGTTTTTTGAGCTGTACGTTGCGCTGCATGTCGGTGGATGGCGTGGCGGAAAGGTAAATCGTTGCACTTTGTTCTTTTTGCGCCTGTTGTACAGCGTATTGAAGTGATGCATCGATGGAATACGGAAAGGCATCCACTTCATCAATGATGATTGTATCGAATGCTTTATGGAAGCGGAGAAGCTGATGGGTCGTCGTAATTGTCAGTTGGGCATTTTTCATCCGCTCCTCACTTCCACCGTAAAGAGTAGCCATTTCAGTTGTAGGGAATGCTTGTTTAATCCGTGGAGAAAGTTCGAGTACGACGTCTGTTCTTGGGGTGCAAAGGCAAATTCGGTGGCCAAGCTGTATCGCTTTCTCGATTCCTTCAAAGAGTACTTCCGTTTTTCCAGCACCACAAACAGCCCAAACTAGCAGTTCTTTCTTTTGCTCTATCGCTTGAACTACTTCGTCGGATGCAGCTTGTTGCCCTGGCGATAAAGTACCTTCCCAATGTAACGGATTTGTTTGTGTGTGGAAAATAATCGGAGGGCCTGTCCATTTGACAAGCGGTGTACATTCACTCACCCTTCCCATCATGATGCACTTTCGGCAGTACGTGCAAAGCTCTTCGCAACGAGCACATTGAAAGCTCGCAAAAAGCTGCGGATCACTGTTTCCACAACGGGTACAAGTTTGGTTAGAGATTCCCGGCTCATACGTTATATAGCCATTTTCATAGTGAGATTGGATTTCGTCGATTAGGAACGGGATTTCGTCTAGCAATAAACGTCTTCCTGCTAAATGTTGTTGCAGTTGTTTTGAAAAAGTAAATTTAAGGTTTCGTGTCGGAGTTTTTATCGAAGGAAAAGCATTCATTTTTTTGGTCGGTAGTGGTTCAGGTAATAAGGTTTCTGGTATAACATATTCGTTTTGACTTGCAAATCTCATGGTATCCTCCTTTCATTTTTATATTACGATGCTCGCGTCAAAATTCCTCCTTAAAAGTGAGAAAAAACACTGCATTTCTACAGTGTTTTCTATATTATTTTAAATACCAGCCAACACCGAGGGCACCTTCTCCTAAGTGCGTTCCGATTACAGGTCCAAAATAGCTTACGTAAAATTCAACGTGAGGGTATTTTTCTGATAGCTCTGCTTTTAATTCTTCTGCTTCACTTTCTTGATTACCGTGAATAATAACTGCTCGCATCGGAGCACCTAGTTTTGCATCATCATCGAATAAATCTAAAATGCGTTTTACCGCTTTTTTGCGTGTGCGAATTTTTTCAAACGGCACGATCTTTTTATCAACAAAATGAAGGAGTGGCTTCACCTGTAAAAGACTTCCGACAAACGCTTGAGCACTACTTAAACGACCACCACGTTGTAGATTGGATAGGTCATCAACCATAAAGTATGCACGCATCGTTCTTTTCATATCTTGAAGACGGGCCATAATCGCGTCCGCACCCTTACCTTCTTTCGCCATTTCTGCCGCTTCAATTGCATAAAAGCCTTGTACCATACAGCTAATTTCCGTATCAAACACGTGAACAACAGCACTATCTACCATGTCCGCAGCCGCTACCGCTCCTTGATACGTCCCACTAATTCCACTGGAGAGATGAATACTAACAATAGCATCATAATCTTTCGCTAGTGATTCAAAAAGCTCTACAAACTTCCCAATCGCCGGTTGAGATGTTGAAGGCAAATCAGGGCGATTTTTTATTTCTTCATAAAATTGCCCTGCTGTTATTTCCACTTCTTCTTGATAAGATTCTTCTCCAAAGATGACATTCAATGGAATCATATGTATATTATGCTGCTCACGAAGTTCCTTCGGTAAATACGCAGTACTATCTGTAACAATCGCAGTTTTCATATTAGATTAAAACCTTCCTTAGCATAGAATAGTTTTCTTACTTTTATCTTACTATAAAATAAGAGAGAGTGGTATAACCTTGGGGTATATTTATGTTAAAAGTAGGTTGTTGCTCTAGCCATCGTAATAAGTTAAGTGGTAGGTTGTTCCCTTTGTATTCCCAGTCTTTTTATAGTTCGAGAGGAGCCTTAACGCAGACCTCGGAGCAGTTATTTTTAGGAAGTTTCTTAATTCACAATTATTTATTCCACTATTAACCAAAAGCAAATAATCATTTAATGAAAATTTGAAAGCATCTTTACTAATAAACTCGCAAGATTCACACTTCCAATGCCCTTTTCTACTTTTTATCAAATTAAAATTAAAACAACGTGGACAATGTATCCCACTTATTAACTCCTCTTTTTTCACATCAAATTTTTCTAACACATTTGGATTATAAGGTCTATCTCTTTTTACTAGTATCCTACCTAGCTTTTTTAGGTCCTGATAATTGATATACTCTTTTTTATATGATTGATTCATTTCTGTTAGTTTACTTGGTAATGCCTCAGCTCTAATTAAATTTCTAGGGATTTTCATATAATCTGACTTCATTTTTAACGAAACGGAGGAGTTTGTTAAGACGGCAAGTGTAAGAAGAGGCGTTGGTTGGATATTCAATAAACGTAGGAATTCAATTAATTGTATTTTTTGTCTTTCAACTTGTAGTACTGGATCAGAGAACAATTCCATTTCTGTCCCCTTCTTTCTAACTAACTCATTTGTCTCTATATCATAAACAAGTTCCCCTGAGGTATTTTTAGATTCAATAATTAAGAAAAATCTTGGATTAAGTACTAATGTATCCATTTGAAAGTGAAAGTTATTGTTGTTTTGTAGACGGAGATTAGGAAGGATAATTGTTTGCTCTTTTGGGAGAAGTGATAAATAATAATCTACAGTTTTTTCGCCTCTGAACCCTGATTGATGTTTTAAATACTCTTTTAATATCATTTGTTTATTTGGATGCGTATCTGGGACTCGCCTCAATGCAGCTTCTAACTTCAGAAGATAAATCGGTTTTGTTCTCTCTTTAATAAAAATCACTCCTAACTAATTATATCATTTAAATACTTCTTCATTTTTGCAAAAATCCCTTCTATTACTTATATTTTTTAAAAAATTCTTGATTTAAGTTTAGCTGAAACTGAGGTTTCATTACTAATCGGACTCGTTTTTAGTACCAGCTGGGGACACTATTTTGTAAGTCCGCTGCTAATTACGCCAATTGCGATACTTTTTCGGCCAAACGGAACTTGATTTCACGCCAACTGGGGCTCCTTTTCGGCCATCTGAAATTGCTTTCGCGCCAACTGCAGGCACTTTTCGGCCAACCCAACTTGCTTTCACGCCAACTGCAGTCGCTTTTCGGCCAACCCAACTCACTTTCACGCCAACTGCAGTCGCTTTTCGGCCAACCCAACTTGCTTTCGCGCCAACTGCAGTCAATTTTCGGCCATCACAACTAGCTTTCACGCCAACTGCAGTCGCTTTTCGGCCAACCCAACTTGATTTCACGCCAACTGCAGTCAATTTTCGGCCATCCCAACTCACTTTCAGGCCAACTGCAGTCGCTTTTCGGCCAACCCAACTTGATTTCACGCCAACTGCAGTCAATTTTCGGCCATCCCAACTCACTTTCAGGCCAACTGCAGGCACTTTTCGGCCAACCCAACTCGCTTTCACGCCAACTGCAGGCACTTTTCGGCCAACCCAACTCGCTTTCACGCCAACTGCAGGCACTTTTCGGCCAACCCAACTCGCTTTCACGCCAACTGCAGGCACTTTTCGGCCAACCCAACTCGCTTTCACGCCAACTGCAGGCACTTTTCGGCCAACCCAACTCACTTTCACGCCAACCGCAGTCAACTTTCGGCCAACCCAACTCACTTTCACGCCAACCGCAGTCAACTTTCGGCCAACCCAACTCACTTTTACGCCAAGCGAACTCACTTTTACGCCAACCGAGAGATCTTATGCTCCAACTACCTACCTCGCTCCCAAAAGACAAAAAGAAAAAGCCCCAGCAGCTTTGTTCTCCTGTGGGCTTATCGTACTTCGACCCAGCCGTTTTTGATGGCAACTACTACGGCTTGTGTGCGGTCGTTTACGTTCATTTTTTGTAAAATGTTACTTACGTGGTTTTTCACCGTTTTTTCACTTATGTATAAAGCTTCTCCGATGGATTTGTTACTTTTTCCGTCTGCTAGAAGTTGAAGGACTTCACATTCGCGACGTGTTAATAAATGTAGCGGGCGGCGAATTTCTAATTGTTGTAATACACCATTTACGTGACCAACCGTTACGTGGTCGTTGTTTGCTAGACGGCGGTACTCTTTTACTAGGTTGTGCGTTACTTTCGGGTGTAGGTATGAGCCACCTTCAGCAACTACTTTCACAGCATCTACTAGTGCATCTGCGTCCATGTCTTTTAGTAAATAGCCACATGCTCCTGATTTTAATGCATGTGTTACATAGTTTTCGTCGTCATGGATTGAAAGCATGATTACCTTCGTATCTGGGTTCTCTTCCACTAATTGTTTTGTCGCTTCTACTCCATTTATATCTGGCATGTTTATATCCATAATGACCACATCAGGTGAATATTGATTAATTAAACTTACTGCTTCGTTTCCGTCGTCACCTTCTGCAACTACTTGAAAATTTGGTTCGAAGTCTAAAATACGTTTAACACCTTCACGAAATAGTTGATGATCGTCTATAATTACAATTTTTGTTTTTTCCATCTTTCTCATCTCCCTAATATCAATCTGTCGGTATTTGTATTAATACGATTGTCCCTTTTTTAGGTTGAGACTGAATCGTTAACTCCCCACCTATTAAATCTACCCGTTCCTTCATTCCTAATAAACCAAATGATTCTGCTTTTTTTACAGTCGTATCAAAGCCGACTCCATCATCTTTCACTAGGATGTACACTTTCTTTTTCGTAATTTCCAATTTCACTTGAATAAGTCGAGCCCGTGAATGTTTAATTGCATTTTGTACGGACTCTTGAACTAGTCGGAATATAGCTACTTCTAAGTCATTAGATAGTCTAGTGTCTGTTCCAATCTCTACAAACTGGATACTCGGTTTTTCTTTATTGTACTCTTCGATTGTCGAAATATATTTTTTTAAGGTAGGGATTAATCCGAGATCGTCTAACGCCATCGGGCGCAAATCATATATAATTCTGCGCACTTCGTATAATGCATTTCGTACCATTACTTTTAAATCTTTGATTTCTACTAATGCAGCATCCTTGCCTTTTTCCCGATAAGTTCGTTCAATAAGATCGGAGCGCATCATGACATTTGCAAGCATTTGGGCTGGGCCATCATGAATTTCACGAGAAAGCTTCCTTCTCTCCTCTTCTTGAGCCTCCATAATTTTAAAGCCAAATTCTCTTTTTTCCGCAGCATCAGCAATCAGTTCGCCTACTTGTTGAAGATCGTTAGTCATGTAATTTAGGACAACGGAAATTTGACTTACTAGTTGTTCGGCCTTTGATATCGTTTCTTCAATTCCAATGAGGCGCCTTTCGATTTCATCTCGTCTTACCCTTAATACAGCTTCTTTCTGTGCTAATGAATGAAGCTTTAATTGAAGGGCATGAGCTTGATCATAGGCTTGTCTTATTTGTTCTTCACTATATTTTGTAAATTGCTTACTCACTTCTGATAGTCGGTTTCTTGCAGACCGAACGAGATTTTCTAAAGAATCTTGCTGTTGGATTAATTGCTCCACTTCTACTTTAATTACTTTTAACTCTTCAGATAGGCTTTCAAATTCTTTCCGAGAAGACTCACCGATTTCAAAAACTTCTGATTTACTCTTCTGAACCGTTTGAATCATTTTATCAAGTATTTCATCTAGTTGTTTTGAGTTTATAACTTTACGTGACATCGAACATCCTCCAAAAGTCCCTGTATTCTTAAAAGAATATTGTTCTCATTAGGCGGAGTGAGTAGTTCTTTTTACCTACACACATTATAACACGAACAATATATCATTACCTTTGCACCTCTTTGTTTGTGGGGGTACAACGGATAGTTTATAGTGAAATCTAGAAATTTACATAATCCAGTAATGTGACGTTTGTTACATTTACATTAAATTTTTCTCATTTTGTCGAAATATAAAGGATTTGCACAATTTTTCAATTGATGTACTAATACAATGACCTTATAATAAAATGTATGGTTTCTTATACCTAGTACAATAAGTGAGGAAGTGAAACCTTGTTATCCCATTATTATACCGTGAAAGAGTACGGAGAACACGAAATTTCTATTCAAAAGTCAAGATTTATTGCATACATCAATAGAGCGACCACTGTCGAAGAGGCAGAAACTTTCATACAAGACATAAAAAAGAAGCATTGGAACGCTACTCATAATTGCTCTGCTTATTTAATTGGTGAAAACGATCAATTCCAAAAAGCAAATGATGACGGTGAACCAAGCGGTACAGCCGGAGTGCCGATGTTGGAAGTATTAAAGAAAAAAGGGTTAAAAGATACAGTTGTTGTCGTAACCCGTTATTTTGGTGGCGTGAAGCTTGGTGCAGGTGGGTTAGTAAGAGCATATGGAAAGGCAGTTTCAGAAGGATTAACATCAATAGGCATAGTTGAGCGAAAATTGATGAGAATAATGCATACAACGATTGATTATACATTACTAGGGAAAGTAGAAAACGAATTAAGAAATTCTCACTACTCCTTAAAGGAAATTCATTATTTAGAAAA from Sutcliffiella cohnii encodes:
- a CDS encoding TIGR03826 family flagellar region protein, with translation MEQLTNCANCGQLHIKNSVRDVCETCYRQEEEAYTTVYKFIRQRVNRTATMQQVVDGTGVEEKLIIKFIKKGRIQVSQFPNLGYPCDRCGAYIKTGKLCDDCKKDINSQISALDREEERNRAEEKIKTYHAVKGAKGIWDK
- a CDS encoding ComF family protein, with protein sequence MSKCFICEGDNSAQFTWTTLFSNETDVTCADCEKKFELITGDTCPKCSRPQSDATVCDDCKKWEMDEQYKGTLHRNISVYAYNDFMKEVLAQYKFRGDVALVKVFQKKWTAAFQHHFPEKDLLLVPIPLGKDRLYERGFNQTLALTEMLPGQFADILTKNETVKQSKKSRHERLRTENSFEVKQPPPEKRIVLIDDIYTTGTTIRMAAKRLKEAGATEISSFTLVRS
- a CDS encoding DEAD/DEAH box helicase, whose protein sequence is MRFASQNEYVIPETLLPEPLPTKKMNAFPSIKTPTRNLKFTFSKQLQQHLAGRRLLLDEIPFLIDEIQSHYENGYITYEPGISNQTCTRCGNSDPQLFASFQCARCEELCTYCRKCIMMGRVSECTPLVKWTGPPIIFHTQTNPLHWEGTLSPGQQAASDEVVQAIEQKKELLVWAVCGAGKTEVLFEGIEKAIQLGHRICLCTPRTDVVLELSPRIKQAFPTTEMATLYGGSEERMKNAQLTITTTHQLLRFHKAFDTIIIDEVDAFPYSIDASLQYAVQQAQKEQSATIYLSATPSTDMQRNVQLKKLHAVTIPARYHRHALPVPTFHWCGNWKKKLEKGRLPLQVTGWIKKHLQQGKQLFLFLPDIKKMEGIMTLLQSQFHEKIDSVHAEDPDRKEKVSQFRNGSTRLLLTTTILERGVTVPDVQVGVFGAEDPIFTESALVQIAGRAGRSAHAPNGDIRFFHYGKTTEMVRARQHILKMNNRAKEAGYIE
- a CDS encoding DegV family protein, with product MKTAIVTDSTAYLPKELREQHNIHMIPLNVIFGEESYQEEVEITAGQFYEEIKNRPDLPSTSQPAIGKFVELFESLAKDYDAIVSIHLSSGISGTYQGAVAAADMVDSAVVHVFDTEISCMVQGFYAIEAAEMAKEGKGADAIMARLQDMKRTMRAYFMVDDLSNLQRGGRLSSAQAFVGSLLQVKPLLHFVDKKIVPFEKIRTRKKAVKRILDLFDDDAKLGAPMRAVIIHGNQESEAEELKAELSEKYPHVEFYVSYFGPVIGTHLGEGALGVGWYLK
- a CDS encoding nuclease-related domain-containing protein, whose translation is MIFIKERTKPIYLLKLEAALRRVPDTHPNKQMILKEYLKHQSGFRGEKTVDYYLSLLPKEQTIILPNLRLQNNNNFHFQMDTLVLNPRFFLIIESKNTSGELVYDIETNELVRKKGTEMELFSDPVLQVERQKIQLIEFLRLLNIQPTPLLTLAVLTNSSVSLKMKSDYMKIPRNLIRAEALPSKLTEMNQSYKKEYINYQDLKKLGRILVKRDRPYNPNVLEKFDVKKEELISGIHCPRCFNFNLIKSRKGHWKCESCEFISKDAFKFSLNDYLLLVNSGINNCELRNFLKITAPRSALRLLSNYKKTGNTKGTTYHLTYYDG
- a CDS encoding response regulator, giving the protein MEKTKIVIIDDHQLFREGVKRILDFEPNFQVVAEGDDGNEAVSLINQYSPDVVIMDINMPDINGVEATKQLVEENPDTKVIMLSIHDDENYVTHALKSGACGYLLKDMDADALVDAVKVVAEGGSYLHPKVTHNLVKEYRRLANNDHVTVGHVNGVLQQLEIRRPLHLLTRRECEVLQLLADGKSNKSIGEALYISEKTVKNHVSNILQKMNVNDRTQAVVVAIKNGWVEVR
- a CDS encoding sensor histidine kinase, which translates into the protein MSRKVINSKQLDEILDKMIQTVQKSKSEVFEIGESSRKEFESLSEELKVIKVEVEQLIQQQDSLENLVRSARNRLSEVSKQFTKYSEEQIRQAYDQAHALQLKLHSLAQKEAVLRVRRDEIERRLIGIEETISKAEQLVSQISVVLNYMTNDLQQVGELIADAAEKREFGFKIMEAQEEERRKLSREIHDGPAQMLANVMMRSDLIERTYREKGKDAALVEIKDLKVMVRNALYEVRRIIYDLRPMALDDLGLIPTLKKYISTIEEYNKEKPSIQFVEIGTDTRLSNDLEVAIFRLVQESVQNAIKHSRARLIQVKLEITKKKVYILVKDDGVGFDTTVKKAESFGLLGMKERVDLIGGELTIQSQPKKGTIVLIQIPTD
- a CDS encoding YigZ family protein — translated: MLSHYYTVKEYGEHEISIQKSRFIAYINRATTVEEAETFIQDIKKKHWNATHNCSAYLIGENDQFQKANDDGEPSGTAGVPMLEVLKKKGLKDTVVVVTRYFGGVKLGAGGLVRAYGKAVSEGLTSIGIVERKLMRIMHTTIDYTLLGKVENELRNSHYSLKEIHYLENITIDTYVLESETNQFKEWMVNLTNGKADIIKGSTTYLETEL